Below is a genomic region from Bacteroidia bacterium.
CTTCATCGGGTTGGTTGTTTGACCCTATTTTTCCGAATGCGGAAGATTGGCCAATTATGCAGTTGGCTAAGGATAGACCGAATTTTCTGGAAGAGGTAGAAAACTATGTTTTTGAAAATGTCAAAGCCGGGTTTAAGTCCAGGCAGGACCTGAATGATGAACTCGCCAATGTATTATATCAAGAGAAAATTAGGTTAAAAACCAATCTTTGGAAGGCAGATCCAAAGGATGAAAAGCCCTTTTGGAAGGGAGTAGAGAAGAAGTTATTAGATATTCAAAGTCCGGTTAATCCGCAAGGAAGACAAAGTGAGGAGGAGATTTTAAGAGAAATTGTTCATCGGTATGTGCATGAGATTGCCGGAAATTTTGACTTGTTTACCTACAATATCACTAAAACCTTGGTTACCCAATGGATGTCGAGGTTGTTGAATGCCGGAGATGGCAAGGGAATAAGTGGCTTGTGGAATATACGAAGGCATTTACACGACCGCATACATTTGCTGGGCGAAGTGGAGCTGATACGTAAATTGGCCAAAACGGATACCATCATTATGGTTCCCACGCATTTTAGTAATTTGGATTCACCATTAATTGGATGGGCAATACAATCTTTGGGTTTACCTCCTTTTTTATATGGAGCCGGTTTGAATTTATTTGGAATCGGAATTTTTGGTTATTTTATGGAGAAATTGGGTGCTTACAAGGTTGATAGAAGGAAGAAGAATTCGATTTACCTGGAAGCATTAAAAGCCTATTCCACCCTAAGTATGCACAGGGGTTGCCATTCTTTGTTTTTTCCGGGAGGAACTCGAAGTAGGAGTGGAGCCATTGAATCAAAACTGAAGTTGGGATTGTTAGGTACAGCATTGGAAGCTCAACGACTCAATTTTGAAAAGGCCGAAAGTCCGGAAAAGGCCAAGCGGATATTTGTGGTACCAGTTGTGATTAATTACAACTTCGTATTGGAGGCGCCGGGTTTGATTGAAGAGCATTTAAAACGGTCGGGGCAACAGCGTTACTTCAGGGAAAATGATCATTATTCCACTTCCTACCAACTGGCCTGGTTTATTTTCAAATTGTTTTTTGCCTCTTCTGAAATGGCCTTGACCTTTGGCCGTCCAACGGATTTGTTCGGAAATGAAATTGATGACGAAGGAAATAGTTTGGATCAACATGGAAGGCGGATTGATATTGAAAAGTACTTTTTTTCCAATCAAACCAATACCCAAGACTTGCAGCGTGATGCCGAATACACCAAGTTGCTGGGTAAGGATATCGTTAAGAAATATAAGAAATACAACTACATCTATCCG
It encodes:
- a CDS encoding 1-acyl-sn-glycerol-3-phosphate acyltransferase; this encodes MVNKHKPTSSGWLFDPIFPNAEDWPIMQLAKDRPNFLEEVENYVFENVKAGFKSRQDLNDELANVLYQEKIRLKTNLWKADPKDEKPFWKGVEKKLLDIQSPVNPQGRQSEEEILREIVHRYVHEIAGNFDLFTYNITKTLVTQWMSRLLNAGDGKGISGLWNIRRHLHDRIHLLGEVELIRKLAKTDTIIMVPTHFSNLDSPLIGWAIQSLGLPPFLYGAGLNLFGIGIFGYFMEKLGAYKVDRRKKNSIYLEALKAYSTLSMHRGCHSLFFPGGTRSRSGAIESKLKLGLLGTALEAQRLNFEKAESPEKAKRIFVVPVVINYNFVLEAPGLIEEHLKRSGQQRYFRENDHYSTSYQLAWFIFKLFFASSEMALTFGRPTDLFGNEIDDEGNSLDQHGRRIDIEKYFFSNQTNTQDLQRDAEYTKLLGKDIVKKYKKYNYIYPSHLVAYVAFEMMRKKYKKLDLYSFLRLEEENESLPGKEFQETVELFIGVLKQMRDNGKCMLDVRFDALPIERIIELGIRHLGLYNTKRPLKIKENGEIVTEDFTLLYFYHNRMEGYGLSKLIQ